In Topomyia yanbarensis strain Yona2022 chromosome 2, ASM3024719v1, whole genome shotgun sequence, one DNA window encodes the following:
- the LOC131683852 gene encoding WD repeat-containing and planar cell polarity effector protein fritz encodes MLALLSELRFWSTKEDISIKDTDLGAIKYTEKKLENAKSIYLDGKKQYFESRGFKWNVDNKKPNKLRNALRLLEEELRQKRIVFCKWKNNVILQIMLSNGLLIHVSINSFNGDINRVYFDKYFIGKLLTEHITDVIITRTHILISYNENQITFVHLQKPTAKKNNLEKIGLMDPKIYSVIIGGPTARKIPKHLVCSSSQDLVIVWTKSSQNEVYPWRPTVKDQDRANLHVYKLNGSKMELICYYWTEYDPISVDFSLMNGFQVHSVEQKVSKKGDVTIDSCIYQIHKTKMRRVAVTSIPLQTQVCCNSFSPDHEKLMLGCIDGSIVLFDEGRGITHLVKAAFIPMFVSWHSDSSVVMVANEKGQFQCFDIALSCVRTQLVSEDVVPSSILDLSNYFVHPSNLAKLCWSKKPEITEHCEKYAITDSFLMLAFENGPIGCLRFVGSTGLKGDVHTSGLTADVLIHKYISLNQVEKAINILLSLNWDTYGAMCLLSLHRIANYIFKQPLGMERELQLQKALGSFLVPVKPLCYETEVEFGDQVNDITLRFFHYLLRNKSYNKAFSLAIDINDADLFLKLHDKAKSDGDVELSKEALKKVDDINRICTDRSDSEHSLCSNSSCSLCAESFDEEDDDDEEEEEESEQEVLQRSRPVKITSQDATSFKSCSTSSSSSKSSQIRNGSPKHPPLPKTTESSSSSSVATRMSTAKIRTKSELSIDRPPLPYVPKKAPTTIMQRSQTATALKLSKQQKSRISETKLKGKSLSSSNLLSLADSTSPYFGTSIQRGNVRARLNPREKAAKLYSSAANSLSMEQLDISSRIPRQPFYVDFVDNPAAVRPPLNGQHVVIDVIPKPLGTLQSPNTLKYPPTNILDQTIGIPIVQDEPDFARRPRKPWFTSQSSQFRSIPNCSNANNAPRTVIHQYPLISGNIPSKSQTKFHHQQQLDIIDRTRFSRRKEPITASILSNSTNSSSSAIAGPSTACFPQQPGSSSSSSSAKKETGEKNKVKFSDTVTVAVVPEIPRKDKLGEKTRKPTYNPLIADPKRELAESLPLCHPNDDYLKDFTPMQDIIGNSNEQENNEESKKIPNIKVVHFGVV; translated from the exons ATGTTAGCATTGCTGAGCGAATTGCGTTTCTGGTCCACCAAGGAGGACATCTCCATCAAGGACACCGATCTAGGAGCGATCAA ATATACCGAAAAGAAGTTGGAAAATGCAAAATCAATATATTTGGACGGCAAGAAGCAGTACTTTGAGTCGCGGGGTTTTAAGTGGAATGTGGATAACAAAAAACCAAACAAACTGAGGAATGCATTGCGCTTGCTGGAAGAAGAATTGCGCCAGAAGCGCATCGTCTTCTGCAAATGGAAAAATAATGTCATCCTGCAGATCATGCTGTCCAACGGGTTGCTCATACACGTCTCCATCAACTCATTCAATGGTGATATCAATCGAGTATATTTTGACAAGTATTTCATCGGTAAACTGCTTACCGAGCACATCACGGATGTTATCATTACTCGGACGCACATTTTGATCTCGTACAATGAGAACCAAATCACATTCGTTCATCTGCAGAAACCAACTGCGAAGAAAAATAATCTGGAAAAAATCGGCCTTATGGATCCGAAAATTTACAGTGTTATAATTGGTGGACCAACCGCTAGGAAAATTCCGAAACATCTCGTTTGTAGCAGTTCACAGGATCTCGTAATAGTGTGGACCAAATCTTCCCAGAACGAGGTCTACCCGTGGCGGCCAACCGTCAAGGATCAGGACCGAGCTAACCTGCACGTGTACAAGTTGAACGGATCAAAGATGGAACTAATTTGCTACTATTGGACCGAGTACGATCCCATTTCCGTGGACTTCTCACTGATGAACGGCTTTCAAGTGCATTCAGTCGAACAGAAGGTGTCCAAGAAG GGTGACGTTACCATTGATAGCTGTATATACCAGATTCATAAAACGAAAATGCGCCGCGTTGCAGTAACTTCCATTCCACTGCAAACACAGGTCTGTTGCAACTCCTTTAGTCCGGATCACGAGAAACTGATGCTGGGCTGCATCGATGGTTCGATTGTGCTGTTTGATGAAGGGCGAGGAATCACACATCTGGTGAAGGCGGCGTTt ATTCCGATGTTCGTCTCATGGCACAGTGATTCCTCGGTTGTGATGGTTGCCAACGAAAAGGGACAGTTTCAGTGCTTCGACATCGCCCTGTCCTGTGTGCGTACCCAGTTGGTTAGCGAAGATGTAGTACCTTCAAGTATCCTGGATCTGTCGAACTATTTTGTCCACCCTTCCAATCTTGCCAAGCTGTGCTGGAGCAAAAAGCCGGAGATAACGGAACATTGCGAAAAGTACGCCATCACGGATTCCTTCCTAATGTTGGCGTTTGAAAATGGGCCAATCGGTTGCCTGCGGTTCGTCGGAAGTACTGGTTTGAAAGGGGATGTGCATACGTCCGGGTTAACAGCCGACGTATTGATCCACAAGTACATTTCACTAAACCAGGTGGAAAAGGCAATCAACATCCTACTCAGTCTAAACTGGGACACGTACGGAGCGATGTGTCTGTTGTCGCTGCATCGAATAGCAAACTATATTTTTAAGCAACCATTGGGAATGGAGAGAGAACTGCAGCTGCAGAAGGCTCTCGGAAGCTTCCTGGTACCTGTGAAACCGTTGTGTTATGAGACTGAAGTAGAGTTTGGCGACCAGGTCAACGATATTACCCTACGATTTTTTCACTATCTGTTGAGAAATAAATCGTACAACAAGGCGTTTAGTCTGGCAATCGATATCAACGATGCCGATTTGTTTCTGAAGCTTCACGACAAGGCGAAGAGCGACGGTGACGTGGAGTTATCCAAAGAGGCACTGAAGAAAGTTGACGATATCAATCGGATATGCACAGATAGAAGCGACAGTGAAC ATTCATTGTGTTCGAATTCCTCTTGTTCGCTATGTGCGGAAAGTTTCGACGAGGAAGACGATGACGACGAGGAAGAAGAAGAGGAATCCGAGCAAGAAGTGTTGCAACGGTCACGCCCAGTTAAAATTACCAGCCAAGATGCTACTAGTTTCAAATCATGCTCCACGTCGTCCAGCTCTTCGAAATCATCACAGATTCGAAACGGTAGTCCCAAGCATCCTCCGCTTCCGAAGACGACCGAAagtagcagtagcagtagcGTAGCTACAAGAATGTCAACCGCAAAAATTCGTACGAAATCGGAGCTAAGCATCGACCGACCGCCGTTGCCATATGTGCCCAAGAAAGCACCAACAACGATAATGCAACGCAGTCAAACAGCAACTGCGTTGAAACTTTCAAAGCAGCAAAAATCCCGAATCTCAGAGACTAAATTGAAAGGAAAGTCACTTAGTTCTAGCAATCTACTTTCGCTCGCAGATAGCACGTCTCCATATTTCGGTACGTCAATTCAACGAGGGAACGTACGGGCTCGGTTGAACCCTCGTGAAAAAGCTGCAAAATTGTATTCCTCGGCGGCTAATAGCCTGTCAATGGAACAGCTGGACATATCTTCAAGAATTCCGAGGCAACCGTTCTACGTAGACTTTGTAGACAATCCAGCCGCTGTGCGACCTCCTCTCAACGGACAACATGTGGTGATAGACGTGATCCCTAAGCCACTCGGCACACTTCAGTCCCCGAATACACTGAAGTACCCGCCGACAAACATACTAGATCAGACGATCGGTATCCCCATAGTACAAGACGAGCCGGATTTTGCACGGCGCCCACGGAAACCTTGGTTTACCTCGCAGTCGTCCCAGTTTCGAAGTATTCCTAACTGTTCTAACGCGAACAATGCTCCTCGCACTGTGATCCACCAATACCCTCTGATATCCGGTAACATTCCTTCCAAGTCACAGACCAAATTTCACCATCAGCAGCAGCTGGATATTATCGACCGGACGCGGTTCTCCCGGCGAAAGGAACCGATAACGGCTTCTATTCTATCCAACAGTACAAATTCCTCCTCGTCTGCAATAGCTGGACCATCGACAGCATGTTTTCCGCAACAGCCCGGAAGTTCCTCATCGTCTTCATCGGCAAAAAAGGAGACTGGGGAGAAAAACAAGGTAAAATTTTCCGACACCGTAACAGTTGCCGTCGTGCCG GAAATCCCGCGGAAAGACAAACTAGGCGAAAAAACACGCAAACCAACGTACAATCCGCTGATTGCCGACCCGAAACGGGAACTTGCCGAAAGTTTACCATTGTGCCATCCGAACGACGATTATCTGAAGGATTTCACTCCTATGCAAG ATATCATCGGTAATAGCAACGAGCAGGAAAACAACGAGGAGAGTAAAAAGATTCCCAACATCAAAGTGGTGCATTTTGGCGTTGTGTAG